One window of candidate division TA06 bacterium genomic DNA carries:
- the tatA gene encoding twin-arginine translocase TatA/TatE family subunit, which translates to MFGTIGWQEILLVFLVVLLLFGAKRLPEVGKSFGKGLKEFRNAIKDVTRELEKDDEPEKKV; encoded by the coding sequence ATGTTTGGAACAATAGGGTGGCAGGAAATCCTTCTCGTGTTCCTGGTCGTGCTTCTTCTTTTTGGCGCAAAGAGGCTTCCTGAAGTTGGAAAGTCCTTTGGCAAAGGGCTAAAAGAATTCAGGAATGCAATCAAGGATGTAACTCGGGAGCTGGAGAAGGACGACGAACCTGAAAAGAAGGTCTAG
- the glmS gene encoding glutamine--fructose-6-phosphate transaminase (isomerizing) — protein sequence MCGIVGYIGKSSVVPILMEGLRRLEYRGYDSAGIAILANGKMSLEKKVGKVAVLEPLAEKMNSNSTIGIAHTRWATHGEPTDANAHPHTDCKDRIAVAHNGIIENYRALKRLLEDRGHTFKTDTDTEVLAHLIEENYNGDLLEAVRYALNEVEGTYGIVVLSLENPRQLVAARNGSPLVVGVGDSEYIVASDVAAILRHTKQVVYLEDGELASVTDEGVQLTTLQEEAVEPKIHEVTWTLGEIEKGGYDHFMLKEICEQPQTLKNAFRGRLDKFEWTARLGGLSDYLDQLQRVKRIILTACGTAWHAALIGEYMLEEIAEVVVEVEYASELRYRSPIIDEETLLFAISQSGETTDTLAALREVKRRGAPVFGIVNVVGSTVARETDAGVYIHAGPEIGVASTKAFTSQVMVLALISLLLGRMRGLSPQEGRNFISALQKIPSQVSKILDSKEKIEKLASDYCDVNNFLFLGRGYNFPVALEGALKMKEISYIHAEGYPAAEMKHGPIALIDQNMPVVFIAIRDGVYEKVLSNIAEVKARRGRVIAIATEGDREIGESADHVIYVPETLPSISPLLTVIPLQLLAYYVALKRNCDVDKPRNLAKSVTVE from the coding sequence ATGTGCGGGATAGTTGGTTACATTGGTAAGAGCAGTGTCGTTCCTATACTCATGGAGGGGTTGCGGCGGCTTGAGTATAGAGGGTATGACTCTGCCGGCATTGCAATTCTCGCTAATGGGAAAATGTCATTGGAGAAGAAGGTGGGTAAGGTCGCAGTGCTTGAACCTCTTGCAGAAAAAATGAACTCGAACTCTACAATCGGCATTGCACACACCCGCTGGGCAACTCATGGTGAACCAACGGACGCCAACGCTCACCCGCACACTGACTGCAAAGATAGAATAGCTGTTGCACACAACGGCATCATAGAGAACTACCGTGCTCTCAAGAGACTGCTAGAGGACAGGGGCCACACGTTCAAAACCGATACTGACACTGAAGTTCTCGCGCATCTCATTGAAGAGAACTACAATGGCGATCTGCTTGAGGCGGTAAGGTATGCTTTGAACGAGGTTGAGGGCACATACGGAATCGTTGTGCTTTCACTCGAAAACCCCAGGCAGCTAGTGGCAGCCCGAAACGGAAGTCCACTGGTCGTAGGAGTCGGGGATTCTGAGTACATTGTTGCCTCGGACGTGGCCGCGATATTGAGGCATACGAAACAAGTGGTCTACCTCGAGGACGGTGAGCTGGCTTCCGTTACAGATGAAGGCGTTCAGTTGACAACATTGCAGGAAGAAGCAGTTGAGCCGAAGATTCACGAGGTTACGTGGACTCTTGGGGAGATAGAAAAGGGTGGTTACGATCATTTCATGCTCAAAGAGATTTGTGAGCAGCCCCAAACACTTAAAAACGCTTTCAGAGGGAGACTGGACAAGTTTGAGTGGACTGCACGACTTGGCGGACTGTCGGACTACCTTGACCAGCTGCAGAGAGTGAAACGCATCATTCTGACTGCTTGTGGTACAGCTTGGCACGCAGCACTCATCGGCGAATACATGCTTGAGGAGATCGCTGAGGTCGTGGTGGAGGTCGAGTACGCATCTGAGTTGAGATACAGGAGTCCCATAATAGATGAAGAGACGCTTCTGTTTGCAATAAGTCAGTCTGGAGAGACAACGGACACTCTGGCCGCTCTGAGGGAGGTTAAGAGACGAGGAGCTCCTGTCTTTGGAATTGTAAATGTTGTGGGCTCGACAGTGGCAAGAGAAACAGACGCTGGAGTCTACATACACGCCGGGCCTGAGATAGGGGTGGCATCAACCAAGGCTTTTACCTCGCAGGTGATGGTGCTCGCCTTGATATCTCTTCTTCTCGGCAGAATGAGGGGTCTCTCGCCACAAGAAGGAAGGAACTTCATATCTGCTTTGCAGAAAATACCTTCTCAGGTTTCGAAGATACTCGATTCAAAGGAGAAGATTGAAAAACTTGCATCTGACTACTGTGATGTAAACAACTTCCTTTTCCTGGGTAGAGGGTACAACTTCCCCGTCGCCTTGGAAGGTGCTCTGAAGATGAAGGAGATATCATACATACATGCTGAGGGGTATCCTGCAGCAGAGATGAAACACGGGCCTATTGCCCTGATAGATCAGAACATGCCGGTTGTGTTCATTGCCATAAGGGATGGTGTATATGAAAAGGTGCTTAGCAACATTGCTGAGGTAAAAGCACGAAGGGGAAGAGTCATCGCCATAGCAACGGAGGGGGATAGGGAGATTGGTGAGAGTGCAGATCATGTGATATATGTTCCAGAGACGCTTCCCTCGATTTCACCACTTCTCACAGTAATTCCGCTACAGCTTCTGGCTTACTACGTCGCACTGAAGAGGAATTGCGATGTCGATAAGCCAAGGAATCTGGCAAAGTCGGTCACTGTGGAGTAA